The following are encoded in a window of Salinibacter ruber DSM 13855 genomic DNA:
- the rplL gene encoding 50S ribosomal protein L7/L12 → MADIEELAEQLVGLTIQEANELANHLEEEYDIQPASAGVAVAADGGGGADGDAEEEEQTAFDVVLTGIGGNKIQVIKEVRSITGMGLKEAKSLVDEAPNPVSEGVSREEADDLKAQIEDAGGEVELQ, encoded by the coding sequence ATGGCTGACATCGAAGAACTTGCCGAACAGCTCGTTGGGCTTACCATCCAGGAAGCCAACGAGCTCGCGAATCATCTTGAAGAGGAATACGACATCCAGCCGGCCTCGGCGGGCGTTGCCGTGGCGGCCGACGGCGGAGGCGGTGCCGACGGAGACGCCGAGGAGGAAGAGCAGACGGCATTCGACGTTGTGCTCACCGGCATTGGGGGCAACAAGATTCAGGTTATCAAAGAGGTCCGCTCCATCACGGGCATGGGTCTCAAGGAGGCCAAGTCGCTCGTGGACGAGGCACCGAATCCGGTGAGCGAAGGCGTCTCCCGTGAGGAGGCCGACGACCTCAAGGCGCAGATTGAAGACGCCGGGGGCGAGGTTGAGCTCCAGTAG
- the rplJ gene encoding 50S ribosomal protein L10 — translation MSKNRAEKAEIIEEIGEKLNEYPIIYLTNFEGLTVAQSNDLRGRFREAGVEYQVTKNTLARLALDRIEGKDALEEFFAGPTAIAFSEDPAKPARVLQDFLEEEELGRPELKVAWIEGDMYDDPEALDTLAELKSREELIGEVIGRLLAPAQNLVGGLQGPGQRLSGLLQSLADEEEDE, via the coding sequence ATGTCGAAGAACCGAGCCGAGAAAGCCGAAATCATCGAAGAGATCGGGGAGAAGCTCAACGAGTACCCGATTATCTACCTGACCAACTTTGAGGGCTTGACCGTCGCCCAGTCGAACGACCTCCGGGGGCGCTTTCGGGAGGCGGGCGTCGAGTATCAGGTCACCAAGAACACCCTGGCCCGCCTCGCCCTCGATCGCATCGAGGGGAAGGACGCCCTGGAAGAGTTTTTTGCGGGGCCTACGGCCATCGCCTTCAGCGAAGACCCGGCCAAGCCCGCTCGGGTTCTCCAAGACTTTTTGGAGGAGGAAGAGCTGGGCCGCCCGGAATTGAAGGTCGCCTGGATTGAGGGCGACATGTACGACGATCCGGAGGCGCTCGATACGCTTGCGGAGCTGAAGTCGCGCGAGGAGCTCATTGGGGAGGTCATCGGTCGCCTGCTGGCGCCGGCCCAGAATCTGGTGGGCGGCCTTCAGGGGCCCGGTCAGCGTCTGTCCGGCCTGCTCCAGTCCCTCGCGGACGAAGAGGAAGACGAGTAG
- the rplA gene encoding 50S ribosomal protein L1 gives MANIEGKRYQDANELVEEQDEPVKLREAAGLAKDTATANFDESIDLDLRLGVDPQHADQMVRGSITLPNGTGREVTVLVLASEGKQQEAEEAGADYVGLDEYIERIEEENWLDFDVAIATPDVMGQVGQLGRILGPRGLMPNPKSGTVTMDVADAIEEIKAGKIEFRVDQSGNLHTPIGKASFSPDELYENAQALLREVIRLRPASAGGLYLRSITLSATMGPPVRVDRSSVLSEAR, from the coding sequence ATGGCAAACATTGAAGGCAAACGATACCAAGACGCCAACGAGCTCGTGGAGGAGCAGGACGAGCCTGTGAAGCTGCGAGAGGCCGCAGGGTTGGCGAAAGACACCGCAACCGCCAATTTCGACGAGTCGATTGACCTCGACCTTCGTCTCGGCGTCGACCCGCAGCACGCCGACCAGATGGTGCGAGGGTCGATCACCCTTCCCAATGGCACCGGTCGAGAAGTCACCGTGCTGGTGTTGGCCAGTGAGGGCAAGCAGCAGGAGGCCGAGGAGGCAGGCGCCGACTACGTGGGGCTCGACGAATACATCGAGCGCATCGAAGAGGAAAACTGGCTCGACTTTGACGTGGCCATCGCCACGCCGGACGTCATGGGGCAGGTGGGGCAGCTCGGGCGCATTCTGGGCCCGCGCGGCCTCATGCCGAACCCGAAAAGCGGGACCGTCACGATGGACGTGGCCGACGCGATCGAAGAGATTAAGGCCGGAAAGATTGAGTTCCGCGTCGATCAGAGTGGCAACCTGCACACCCCCATCGGAAAGGCGTCCTTTTCCCCCGACGAGCTGTACGAGAACGCCCAGGCGCTCCTCCGCGAGGTCATTCGGCTCCGGCCGGCCTCGGCGGGCGGGCTCTACCTGCGCTCGATCACGCTGTCGGCCACGATGGGGCCGCCGGTGCGCGTGGATCGGAGCTCCGTGCTCAGTGAAGCCCGGTAG
- the rplK gene encoding 50S ribosomal protein L11: MAAPVEQTIKLQIKGGQANPAPPIGPALGQHGVNIMEFCKAFNSRTEDRMGTLLPVEITVYADRSFDFIVKSPPASVLLKQKADIETAAGDPLRDDAGTVTWDDCLDIADQKLQDLNAHTVEKGASMVAGTARSMGITVEGKPAHE; the protein is encoded by the coding sequence ATGGCAGCACCGGTCGAACAAACCATCAAGCTTCAAATCAAGGGCGGACAGGCCAATCCCGCCCCGCCCATCGGCCCGGCCCTCGGGCAGCACGGCGTGAACATCATGGAGTTCTGCAAGGCATTCAACTCCCGCACCGAAGACCGGATGGGGACGCTCCTCCCGGTCGAGATTACGGTGTACGCCGACCGCTCCTTTGACTTCATCGTCAAGAGCCCGCCGGCATCCGTTCTTCTGAAGCAGAAGGCCGACATCGAAACCGCCGCGGGCGACCCGCTTCGGGACGATGCCGGCACGGTCACTTGGGACGATTGCCTGGACATTGCCGACCAGAAGCTTCAGGACCTGAATGCCCACACCGTGGAGAAGGGGGCGAGCATGGTGGCGGGCACGGCCCGGTCCATGGGAATTACCGTAGAGGGCAAGCCGGCCCACGAGTAG
- the nusG gene encoding transcription termination/antitermination protein NusG, translating into MAEDTETDTWYVLRTFSNHEKKVRRYLESEIERIGLEDQVEEILIPTETVFEMKGGEKKTKEKTFFPGYILLNCTLTSDLRDLAEDLPSVIGFLTTGTGDEPTQLREEEIKRILGKMDRAEEMGEQPEMPFKVGDPVKVVDGPFDSFNGIVEDVYPDQMKVKVMVSIFGRKTPVELDYLQVEHEE; encoded by the coding sequence ATGGCTGAAGACACAGAGACAGACACGTGGTACGTGCTCCGCACGTTCTCGAACCATGAGAAAAAGGTGCGTCGGTACCTGGAAAGTGAGATCGAGCGAATTGGGCTTGAGGACCAGGTGGAGGAAATCCTGATTCCCACGGAAACGGTCTTCGAAATGAAAGGGGGAGAGAAGAAGACAAAGGAGAAAACATTCTTTCCCGGATACATCCTCCTCAACTGCACCCTCACGTCCGACCTCCGCGACCTCGCCGAGGACCTTCCGTCGGTGATCGGGTTCTTGACGACGGGGACCGGAGACGAACCGACCCAGCTCCGCGAGGAGGAGATCAAGCGCATCCTCGGCAAGATGGATCGTGCGGAGGAGATGGGGGAGCAGCCCGAAATGCCGTTCAAGGTGGGCGACCCGGTGAAGGTGGTGGACGGGCCCTTCGACAGCTTCAATGGGATTGTAGAGGACGTCTACCCCGACCAGATGAAGGTCAAGGTGATGGTCTCCATCTTCGGGCGAAAGACCCCTGTTGAGCTCGACTACCTCCAGGTCGAGCACGAAGAGTAA
- the secE gene encoding preprotein translocase subunit SecE: MTWIREYLENVVAEMEKVNWPGRDELISSTLITIVATLIVSGFIFLADQVIQRILEILYRV; encoded by the coding sequence ATGACCTGGATACGTGAGTACCTGGAAAACGTCGTTGCGGAGATGGAGAAGGTGAACTGGCCCGGCCGTGACGAACTGATCAGTAGCACGCTCATCACGATCGTCGCCACACTGATCGTCTCCGGATTTATATTTCTGGCCGACCAGGTCATCCAGCGAATCCTGGAGATCCTCTACCGGGTATAA
- the tuf gene encoding elongation factor Tu, with protein MAKEEFAREKPHVNVGTIGHVDHGKTTLTAAITKVLAERVGGAAEQTFEAIDNAPEERERGITIATSHVEYETENRHYAHVDCPGHADYVKNMVTGAAQMDGAILVVGSDDGPMPQTREHILLARQVGVPYLVVFMNKTDLVDDAELLELVEMEVRELLTEYEFPGDEVPVVRGSALQALESSEEHEEKIMELMEAVDEYIPTPERDVEKPFLMPVEDIFSITGRGTVVTGRIERGRVQLQDEIEIVGMQEEKMDSVVTGIEMFNKTLEEGEAGDNAGILLRGIEKEEVKRGMVLAEPGTVTPHKEFECEVYVLSKEEGGRHTPFFDGYQPQFYFRTTDVTGSIELPEGVEMVMPGDNATFEGSLIEPVALEEGLRFAIREGGHTVGAGVVTDILD; from the coding sequence ATGGCCAAGGAAGAGTTTGCGCGGGAGAAGCCGCATGTGAACGTAGGAACGATCGGACACGTCGACCACGGGAAGACGACCTTGACGGCGGCGATCACGAAGGTACTGGCCGAGCGCGTCGGCGGGGCGGCGGAGCAGACCTTTGAGGCGATCGACAACGCGCCGGAGGAGCGGGAGCGCGGCATTACGATTGCCACGAGCCACGTCGAGTACGAGACGGAGAACCGGCACTACGCTCATGTCGACTGCCCGGGGCACGCGGACTACGTCAAGAACATGGTGACGGGGGCGGCGCAGATGGACGGAGCCATTCTCGTTGTGGGGTCGGACGACGGCCCGATGCCCCAGACCCGAGAGCACATTCTTTTGGCCCGTCAGGTGGGGGTGCCCTACCTGGTGGTGTTCATGAACAAGACCGATCTGGTCGACGACGCGGAGCTGTTGGAGCTGGTGGAGATGGAGGTCCGGGAGCTTTTGACCGAGTACGAGTTCCCGGGCGACGAGGTGCCGGTGGTGCGGGGGTCGGCGCTGCAGGCCCTCGAGTCCAGCGAGGAGCACGAGGAGAAGATCATGGAGCTGATGGAGGCGGTCGACGAGTACATTCCGACGCCGGAGCGGGACGTGGAGAAGCCGTTTTTGATGCCGGTGGAGGATATCTTTTCGATCACGGGCCGGGGGACGGTGGTGACCGGTCGGATTGAGCGGGGCCGGGTGCAGCTGCAGGACGAGATTGAGATTGTCGGGATGCAGGAGGAGAAGATGGACTCGGTGGTCACCGGCATTGAGATGTTCAACAAGACCTTGGAGGAGGGGGAGGCAGGGGACAACGCAGGCATTTTGCTTCGGGGGATTGAGAAGGAGGAGGTCAAGCGGGGGATGGTACTGGCGGAGCCGGGGACGGTGACGCCGCACAAGGAGTTTGAGTGCGAGGTGTACGTGCTCAGCAAGGAGGAGGGGGGTCGTCACACGCCGTTTTTCGACGGGTACCAGCCGCAGTTTTACTTTCGGACGACCGATGTGACCGGGTCGATTGAGCTGCCCGAGGGGGTAGAGATGGTGATGCCGGGGGATAACGCGACGTTTGAGGGGAGCTTGATTGAGCCGGTGGCGCTGGAGGAGGGCCTGCGGTTTGCGATTCGGGAGGGGGGGCACACGGTCGGCGCCGGGGTGGTGACCGACATCCTGGACTAG